The Salvelinus namaycush isolate Seneca chromosome 37, SaNama_1.0, whole genome shotgun sequence sequence gtttcaaatactatttgaaataatttcaaatgctTTCTTCTGGGCTTGATTGTGCTTACCAGGCGCAATGGAACCAATAAAATAGTCACAACACTGCAATCCCCACCGATCTGGCACTCCGGGCAGGCTATGGCAAATGCTCAAAatattttaaatagtatttgaaaacACGTCTGCCTTCTCTTCTTCCTCGTTCAGTCCTCATCACTGCCCAGTGCCAGAGGGTCAAAGTCAGGGTCGTCTTCATCCAGGTCGAGTTCCTCAAGGTCCTGGAAGAGGGACTCGTCCACTTCAACACTGTTTCCAGCTGAACGGGAGGGAAGAGCAAAGTTATTGTACAACCTTTTACAGATCCCCCTTGCTAATCACCATACTTCTCTTAAATCAGACATGCACACTACAGTTGTATCACTCCGCTATACTTACAATCTTCCAGGAACTGTATATCTGATGTGTCAAGATTGTGATCGGTCTCAAATAGCTTTTTTCCTggtagagagaaaaagaaaagtgtTAATCATGTACAAATGCCAAGACGCTCAACCATTGAACCTTGTCCAGCCCACCATTTTACATGCACCGACAGCTACATTGGTATGTGTTTATATAAAGTCCTTCTGGGCAAACTCCCTCTACCTCTGTAGCATGCTCTCCTTCACCACTAGCAGTTACCAGACATGGTCTTCaaggtggttgctacttaaagtccccagggCCATTACCAAGTTAGACCTTTTCCTACTGTGCACTAGAGGCATGTGATTAACTAACTATGTTCAGGAGGAATGTAAATGTTTCCTGTAAGGCAGATCGTGTTTTACATTTTGTAATGTTGTATTGACTGCTTCCgctttcttggccaggtctccctggCAAAAGACTCAATGGACTTATTCTGGTTAAATAAAAGAAATGCAGAAACTTGGGTTTATGTTCTGACTGTACATGATGTCAGAGATGTAGCATCCATgttagggttgaatattttcctggtattttacaaatgttccatcgcGAGAATAAATCACTTTACTTCCAGTAACCCAGTATTTCCCGCCAAAACCATAAGTGCCATTCAAAAACATCATAAAGCATATAAATAGGCCTGTCTGGATTTGTTTAGAGCTTTGATTTAAAATtcaagcctgatgctacctgagcctgatacATTCAAATACATTTAATGAGCAGCACGTGGCCTACAAAGTTGCAAATTTGATTGAAATATAATAGGGTCTGtttgtataattagtaggctgacGCATATATACCTTTTCATAATATTTCCCCAAATGTTAACCTACCTCTTTCTCTATTGTTTAAAGCGAGAAAGGAATGAATCAACAGTTAAATAAGTTGTCATCATTCTGAAGACATCCTTGAACAATACaggactagaattagatgcagaaggctttcacttctcttaacgaagattgaatggttatgggtctgaacaAATAACTGCTATATTCTACTGGCATCACACATTGACTTATTTCAAACTACCCGTGAGTTTTATTGGCTGCTGTATTCAACTTTCAGCAAACTAGAGCTTGCGTCCCTCTTCAaatagtctattggtataagaaatgctATGAAAAATCatgtccagcaagctattctagtctagcttttcctgcatgggaAAGGAGGGGCCAGGGGCGGACCGACGCATGCTTATTGCGCAAGAGACAAGAGGCTATAAATTAGAAGATTATTATGTATACCCCAtcattaattagctaaatataaggctaatactgcattgaattTATGACCAGAAAAAGGTAGGCTAGTACATCTAGAACAggattatctattttggatgcaatttgaatggagttcatgtagagagcgagagaaagactgCGAGAGAgtgcactgatttaaagcaatgATATTCAagtgataggctgttttaaaacagcagctgaaaaaaatatttaaaaaaatagggTGACCCCTGAAAGCCAGATGTTGATGGGTAAATTAGatctttatattactgtagcatagactatgctgcagcaaatgaAGGCCTACCTATCACTAGAAGAAAAGTTACCATGAGATGATTGGTCtactacatgcattgtgaactgcgctcCATACGGAGATGggttgtctgtccccaccctgagcacTGATGAGTTATCATACAGAGGCCatagagaagccagatttagactTCGCATATCACTTAAAAGTTCCATTTCACACCAagctgttcatataaataatttaatataatGTACCAGGGTCTCGCAGTTATTTATCCTaggaaaagggagtggttttgggcTGTAAATCCCAGTATGTTTTAGTAACCAGGTTCCCACTATTCAACCCTAATCCAGATGGCTCTTGGTTGGGGATGAAGAGGGGTTTGGGGGGGTATACACTTACCTGTGAGTTTAATCTTTCCAGCCTGCTGCTGCTCCTCCTCTTTCTGCCGTTTCCTCCTCAACTCAGCCATCTCCAGCTCAAACTTGGCTTTCCATGACAGGAAATTCTCGATGGTGACCACTGTTCCTTGGAAGAGCACCTTCTCAGCCTCCTCTGCCGCCTCCTCTTTTcgcctcttctcttcctctcttctgttTTTTATCTCGTCGACTAATTCGTTCAGTTTGTCCTGAACTGCTGTAACTAGGGTGAATATCATCACCATTCCAAGGTTTTCCTCAGCCtagaaaaataaaaacagatgTAAGCCCTCTCATTGCAGAGTAAGGCTGAAGACAGgccgagagagacagacggacagagccGCAGTAAGGCGAGGATGGTGGAACAGACAGACTGTGTGAGAGTAAGTAGGGCTGTCAGCCCGTGATTGtaaagcaaataactgccggtctcactcACGGgaattgactgttaattaacacatttagcatctcctgtcttccacacatagcctacaatcTACTGATGCAAACCTtcggaacatctacattttaaaaagtataataaatccatTTATTATAGCcttcaccatcacaataaatccattaattttagacaggtctaaagaaacatgatatgaagaaaatgtagtctatttcagaagaacagaatagcatactctgcaTTGTCCTTAtgtaggccctgatctggctatgccatatggctgtgggctacactagtttatTTAGCATTTGCtaagaattccgtggcattattttatagtatgaagaatacaattgaacaaagctcaATAAAAacaggatattttctccaaatgatttgagggagcGCGCACATGCGACTATTCTGTGATGGGCGTTTAACaaaagaaacaggtactcctatatgcttaatttagagttatttatgtaactagttgtgatacaaatgttggctatatgtttagtttttttaatacattctaaggctgcatgacacgactaatgatgatttgaaaaaggtcgcatgaaaggcatgagctccactttgttttttgcgtaggctgtacacacttcagtctctttcacaatttgacaagcacttgataatgcctcaaatttcccAGCTGCATCCCGTGTGGCCATAATGCCCCTAaagaaatccatgccttttgtggcCAGTGGCTGTTATACCCTTGGGCTgcatataataattataattcccttttACCTGCTGCGTGCCGAAGCACCTCTtcgctacaagtgaagacagacacatctggGACGCAACTGCGCGCATCCTTATCGAATTCCGAGaagcatattgaagatattggaagaactgtccacatttactttgtcagccaacaagatgagtaggcctaacaaacagcaaaagcactagcctatgtcaatctactatcccccatagtacaaagttgacctattctgtgcgagaaatatatattccaaacatagtccgggacagttgtgggatgcaatagagcccaaattaatacaaccactagcataaaaaaaaCGGTTTTAAGCAATGAGCCTAACGCAACAAatgagaacgtttagcttaaaaagGCTATTTCTCcacataagcgcagcaatgcacacagcaaatgttccattagcaggaaaaaAACTCCCAAAAGTGAACACAAATGCAAtcatgcatgtaatgcttttattataaaaggtgcattttttatggtgaaaattatcttccccaaaacTGAAACTCATGCGttgtatgtatgccagttagggtCTACACCCATTGTAAAGCAGAtaaatgtgcttcattttaagaagttaaggagccttttggtcctagacttgtcGCTCCAGTACCTCttgcagtctatgacttgggtgactggagtctctgacaatttgatgggctttcctctgacacagcctattatagaggtcctggattgcaggaatcttggccccagtgatgtactgggccgtacgcactaccctctgtagcgcctcatggtcagatgccgagcagttgccataccaggcagtgatgcaaccggtcaggatgctctcgacggtgcagctgtagaaccttttgaggatttggggacccatgccaaatcttttcagtctcctgagagggaaaaggttttgttgttcCCTCTTcaactgtcttggtgtatttggaccatgatagatcgttggtgatgtggataccaaggaacttgaaactctcgacccgctcaacTATAGCCCCGTTGACATTAATGGAGGCCTATTTAGCCCGCCTTCTCCtgtgtccacgatcagctcttttgtcttattcacattgagggagaggttgttgtcctggcaccacacggccagttctttgacctcctccctatagactgtctcatcgttgtcggtgatcaggcctaccactgttgtgtcgtcagcaaacttaatggtggtgttggagtcgtcattggccacgcagtcgtgggtgaacagggagtacaggaggggactaagtacacactcttgaggggccccagtgttgaggatcagtgtggcagacgtgttgttacctacctttaccacctgggggcggcccgtcaggaagtccaggatccagttgcagagggaggtgtttggtccctgggtccttagcttaggaactatggtgttgaacgctgagctgtagtcaaagaatagaattctcacataggtgttccttttgtccaggtgggaaagggccgtgtggagtgtgattgcatcatctgttggggcggtatgtgaattggagtgggtctagggtatccgggaggatgctgttgatgtgagccatgaccagcctttcatggCTACACATGTGAGTGCTAAGGGGCGGTAATAATTTAaccaggttaccttcgcttccttgggcacagggactatggtggtctgcttgaaacatgtaggtattacagactaggtcagggagaggtttaaaatgtcagtgaagacacttgccagttggtccgtgcatgctttgagtacatgtcctggtaatccatccggccccgcggctttgtgaatgttgacctgtttaaaggtcttgctcacgtcggctaccgagagcgttatcacagtcatctagaacagctggtgctctcgtgcatgcttcagtgttgcttgcctcgaagtgagcataaaaaggcatttaactcatctggtaggctcgcatctgggtttccttttgtagttttcaagccctgccacatacaacgagcgtcagagccggtgtaataggattcaatcttaatcctgtattgacgctttgcttgtttgatggttcgtctgagggcatagcgcgatttcttataagcgtccaaaTTAGTGTCCCtcttcttgaaagcggcagctctagcttttagctcgttgcggatgttgcctgtaatccatggcttttggttgggagttgtacgtacggtcactatgGGCAcgacatcgtcgatgcacttattgatgaagccgatgactgaggtggtatactcctcaatgccattggatgaatcccagaacatattcaagtctgtgctagcaaaactgtcCTGTAGCGTTGCATCCGCGTCATCtaaccacttccatattgagtgagtcactggtacttcctgctttagtttttgcttgtaagcaggaatgaggaggatagaattatggtcagatttgccaaatggagggctggggagagctttgtatgcatctctgtgtgtggagtaaaggtggtctagagtttttttttccctctgcttgcacatgtgacatgctggtaaaaatttggtaaaactgatttaggTTTGCCTGCATTGAAGTCAcgggccactaggagcaccgcttctggatgagcattttcttgtttgcttatggccttatagagttggttaagtgtggtcttagtgccagcatcggtctgtggtgtaAATAGACGGCtttgaaaaatatagatgagaactcttggtagatagagtaccttatgataagctgtaaaccacactactacctcaggcgagcaatacctcgagacttctttaatattagacatcgcgcaccagctgttattgacaaaaagacacccacccctcgtcttaccagacgtagcttctctgttctgccagtgcattgaaaatccctccagctctatattatccgtgtcgtcgttcagccacgaatCAGTGAAACATatgatattacagttcttaatgtcaAGGATAATCGTAAGTTattaattttattttccaatgattgcatgtcaGCAAGTACaattgatggcagtgggagtttactcgcttgcCTACAGATTCTCAAAAGGCAGCTCGATCTGCGTCCTCTAttcctctgtcttttcttcacacaAATGTCTGGGATCTGGATCTGTTCCGGGAGAGTAGTATATCTTTCTCGTCGGACTCCTTAAGGAAAAAGCTTTTTCCAGTTCatggtgagtaatcccagttctgatgtccagaagttatttttcggtcataagagacagtagcagcaacattatgtacaaaataagaacaaaaataaataaacaaatacaaataaaatagcacaattggttacagGCATGTAAAACATCACCCATCTTAccacatcattcacaagtgataatatcattcacaagtgataatatcattcacaagtgataggctaatattgtcacccatcacactGTTCTTGATTTAATCTAGTGTTTACatatgtgaaatttgttttgatttggaaTTATGCACCTatctcgaaacaggggcagcgggaaaaaaATATATGTCATCTATGCatttaaatagcgaatggaggacgcttttcccgtggttcatttttaTGCCacccaggtaggctatactcctgttttaaagagaagcaatgtgcttaatattaggaaggttgagaaataaatatagtagtcCTAGCCTATAGAAAGTTGATGGGATCCTCTATttaagaggccatcactctgttttctcatgcaaatgcatagcctatagaaatgtggcgcaacatgagctcatggggtctcatgaagtgtttgatttgatttccgattacatttgcattgatgtcagagtgactgagggacaatagagtgcagagtaccaggcagttagcaagtttgataggctactaatgaccatgaGCAGCATCATAGCTTGGAAAAGCCTAATTACAGTGACTAAacagtcacatggaatttgactgccatcatgactcGGTGttgcggtaatacggtcaccgtaacagccctatgagtgagtgtgtgtgcacatgcgtgtAACAGACCTGCTGCCGCAGTAAGGTGAGGATGCCCTCTGCGTCTGAATCCTCCAGGTTCTCCTGGGAGTAGATCTCCCACAGTGGCACCTCATCTGGATACTTCTCCACATAGGTGAACTGTAGCGTCACTTCAATCGCTACAATAACACAGAGGCATTAGgttaacaaataaacaaacaataaTGTAATAAAACCCTAGCCAGGTCCCAGATCCGTAAATGCTTTAATTAGCCAACTCGACTGACTTGTCATGTcatatgggaccaggctagtatAGCCCAACAGATCTACACAAGACTCGGGCAAGAGAGTGATAGGTTAGGTTACTGCTTACTTTCATCATTTTCCCCTGCGTCTGATGTCACAGTGATGGTGAAGCTGGTGGGCACCTCTGATAGCACTACAGGAGGGCCAAAACAAATATTAAAGTCAGCACAGCAGTCACATCATTGTTATGCAAATGAATGAAACGCAAACAGTTCGAACAGAAAGTGGATCCCGTTGCTCTAAAATCATTTCACTATTGAAAAGTGGAAGATGTTAACTATGATCAACTCACCTACTGGAGAGCCTGAATGGTAAGATGTGTGACACTGTCAGCGCAGTTGagtttgtttagctagctaacagtgcaGTGGCACTGACTAACTTTGAGTATGTGGTGATCGAGGGCGTTTCATTATGTGATCGTTAGCTAAGACAATTTCTCCTAGATGTTGAGGGTTGTTggcttgctaactagctagccagctaaattGGCACCACAATGCTAACctgagttagctagctagcgttctCCAGCCTGGAAACCAACCGAGACAGACTCGCAGAAAACTCACCTGTAAACGAGTCCGGGTAAATTGACTCTATAGCTTCCAGCTCGTTTCGCTGCTCCTCGGCGTAATCTGTCATTTTCTTCTACTATGGTCCATCAATGAGCTAGCAAAGTTATCCAACTGGGCACAGACGTGTGCGTGCTCGAAGCAGAAGGGCCCACCAAAGATGTTTATAAAACCGAGATAGACCACAgcttgtcgtttccaatgggaacaaatgagtcgtagtgggcagaacaagcaaggaggtgggcagagccaagcacgcgCTAGCGAAATCCTATTGGCCCGTTCTAATATAtttttgcatatttccgttagggaacgcctaccctgtgaagtgcgcgtgtgcaatacctcaattcgcctttgcactcctaaacaGCGTGATTTTGTCAAACAAAGGGCGAAGTCTACAATACTTAATCAGTTATGTTCATAacatattctagttttgggaacagaaaactccattgagatcaaatgtttaattgatgagaacatttgcagaatgtcggccaaaatacatctcgttccatcttctcccactgcgcGCCAGTGGGCTTTCTCTCACTACTacatttggtagtgagtggaaacgccaaccggatgcttcacatttatgcATGCACTGAAATATCTGTCTGTGGGCCAACTGTTGATCGACTACATCGGCAATCCTTTTTAGTTCTCACTCTGAATCGCAGAAGGTTGGTTTGCCAAAGTTTACTAATCGAATGACTAATTATGCAATTATATCTATTAGATATGGATACATTTTCCGGTCAAACTCTTAGGCTATTATCTACTCATTAGTATTATTCGTTCGGTATCATGTATGAAATATTTTATACTTTTCTTCAATATATTTTTTAGTCTAGTAAATTCTTAAAGGGCCATCGACATTGGCCTTTTCCTTCATACTGTAGTCATTGGCCTTTTTGCAATTGGTTTGCTCAAGTCCTGCAtcctctctccttcatcctctgcagtggtgtagtggagggtatacgctGTATTACCATATACACACTtatttttcagtgggcattggGTATACAAAGTAATGGAGGGATACGCCGTATCAATTAATAAAgctgatggaacagatcagaatgtttagcttataatgttgataaactattatttcttcatATTTTaggcgcagcaatgtgcacacagCAGTAAGGCCTACACGCAAATGTTCCTAAATACAATTTGCAGGAAAACACCTttcagcaatgcgcacatggacagagatgaaaatatccattagatatttagaaagaggggagatctaaagatgcagcATCTATCATGGGATGGGTttctaatatgactaggataatgcctttggctgctagacatataaggaagtctttataaaatgatTGCCTCCATGTTTCTATGGTGGGATTTTggctataggctactttgaagaaaggTAAGACCTGCttcataatatgaagtaaaatgtccaggtttcaaacaattaaggaacaggaaaaatatagcgatgctaatgataggcctagccgtcttctggtagatggaaaggctttcccaaaaactaGCTACAAATTAGCcaatgcctacctggcagaatgatatcatgattatttgcataaatccagtggccatttgttttgctaCAAAAACAAGCTAGccaaacagtgctaggtgcctgcacacttgaattaaagggtaactacactcaGAAATAAAAAATGATTCGATTTTTCCCAAGCCTTAAAACTGGTCTcatgatgtggtttaagcattgttatggacttagaacatccaattttgTGCTTTTTCTATTACAAAAATATGACTTTTGTCAGAAACCTGTGAATTTCTGATTCAGTTGACAGCCTAATTGCTTGGATTGGCctctgtgaaagaccaatatgggatttaTAATTTGGGAAATTTGGGACAGAATTTGAGTATACCACCTCTATACCACTGGTCCTCTGTCCCCTCCGTttaaaaaaggtcaaaggtaatcgagGAGAGGAGGCAAGGGGAGGGAACGTGAACGGAAATGTGCTTGTTTGAAATGAGACAGTCCTTCTCCACTGCATGTCATCAGGCAAATTGCGTTTACAGGGGTGGAATCgtaaaataaatgtgtaaa is a genomic window containing:
- the LOC120031318 gene encoding RWD domain-containing protein 1-like, whose product is MTDYAEEQRNELEAIESIYPDSFTVLSEVPTSFTITVTSDAGENDETIEVTLQFTYVEKYPDEVPLWEIYSQENLEDSDAEGILTLLRQQAEENLGMVMIFTLVTAVQDKLNELVDEIKNRREEEKRRKEEAAEEAEKVLFQGTVVTIENFLSWKAKFELEMAELRRKRQKEEEQQQAGKIKLTGKKLFETDHNLDTSDIQFLEDSGNSVEVDESLFQDLEELDLDEDDPDFDPLALGSDED